A genome region from Hordeum vulgare subsp. vulgare chloroplast, complete genome includes the following:
- the psbJ gene encoding photosystem II protein J, protein MADTTGRIPLWLIGTVAGIPVIGLVGVFFYGSYSGLGSSL, encoded by the coding sequence ATGGCCGATACTACTGGAAGAATTCCTCTTTGGCTGATAGGTACTGTAGCTGGTATTCCTGTGATTGGTTTAGTAGGTGTTTTCTTTTATGGTTCATATTCTGGATTGGGTTCATCTCTATAG
- the psbL gene encoding photosystem II protein L — MTQSNPNEQNVELNRTSLYWGLLLIFVLAVLFSNYFFN; from the coding sequence ATGACACAATCAAACCCGAATGAACAAAATGTTGAATTGAATCGTACCAGTCTATACTGGGGTTTATTACTCATTTTTGTACTTGCTGTTTTATTTTCCAATTACTTCTTCAATTGA
- the psbE gene encoding photosystem II protein V encodes MSGSTGERSFADIITSIRYWVIHSITIPSLFIAGWLFVSTGLAYDVFGSPRPNEYFTESRQGIPLITDRFDSLEQLDEFSRSF; translated from the coding sequence ATGTCTGGAAGCACGGGAGAACGTTCTTTTGCTGATATTATTACCAGTATTCGATACTGGGTTATTCATAGCATTACTATACCTTCCCTATTCATTGCGGGTTGGTTATTTGTCAGTACGGGTTTAGCTTATGACGTGTTTGGAAGTCCTAGGCCAAACGAATATTTCACGGAAAGCCGACAAGGAATTCCGTTAATAACCGACCGTTTTGATTCTTTAGAACAACTCGATGAATTTAGTAGATCCTTTTAG
- the psaI gene encoding photosystem I subunit VIII → MTDLNLPSIFVPLVGLVFPAIAMTSLFLYVQKKKIV, encoded by the coding sequence ATGACGGATTTAAACTTACCTTCTATTTTCGTGCCTTTAGTAGGCTTAGTATTTCCGGCAATTGCAATGACTTCTTTATTTCTTTATGTGCAAAAAAAAAAGATTGTCTAG
- the psaJ gene encoding photosystem I subunit IX, translated as MRDIKTYLSVAPVLSTLWFGALAGLLIEINRLFPDALSFPFF; from the coding sequence ATGCGGGATATAAAAACATATCTCTCTGTAGCACCCGTGCTAAGTACTCTATGGTTTGGTGCTTTAGCAGGTTTATTGATAGAAATTAATCGTTTATTCCCGGATGCTTTGTCATTCCCTTTTTTTTAA
- the rbcL gene encoding ribulose-1,5-bisphosphate carboxylase/oxygenase large subunit codes for MSPQTETKAGVGFQAGVKDYKLTYYTPEYETKDTDILAAFRVSPQPGVPPEEAGAAVAAESSTGTWTTVWTDGLTSLDRYKGRCYHIEPVAGEDSQWICYVAYPLDLFEEGSVTNMFTSIVGNVFGFKALRALRLEDLRIPPTYSKTFQGPPHGIQVERDKLNKYGRPLLGCTIKPKLGLSAKNYGRACYECLRGGLDFTKDDENVNSQPFMRWRDRFVFCAEAIYKSQAETGEIKGHYLNATAGTCEEMIKRAVFARELGVPIVMHDYLTGGFTANTTLAHYCRDNGLLLHIHRAMHAVIDRQKNHGMHFRVLAKALRMSGGDHIHSGTVVGKLEGEREMTLGFVDLLRDDFIEKDRARGIFFTQDWVSMPGVIPVASGGIHVWHMPALTEIFGDDSVLQFGGGTLGHPWGNAPGAAANRVALEACVQARNEGRDLAREGNEIIRAACKWSPELAAACEVWKAIKFEFEPVDTIDKKV; via the coding sequence AAGCAGGTGTTGGATTTCAAGCTGGTGTTAAAGATTATAAATTGACTTACTACACCCCAGAGTATGAAACTAAGGATACTGATATCTTGGCAGCATTCCGAGTAAGTCCTCAGCCTGGGGTTCCGCCCGAAGAAGCAGGGGCTGCAGTAGCTGCCGAATCTTCTACTGGTACATGGACAACTGTTTGGACTGATGGACTTACCAGTCTTGATCGTTACAAAGGACGATGCTATCACATCGAGCCTGTTGCTGGGGAAGACAGCCAATGGATCTGTTATGTAGCTTATCCATTAGACCTATTTGAGGAGGGTTCCGTTACTAACATGTTTACTTCCATTGTGGGTAACGTATTTGGGTTCAAAGCCCTACGTGCTCTACGTTTGGAGGATCTACGAATTCCCCCTACTTATTCAAAAACTTTCCAAGGCCCGCCTCATGGTATCCAAGTTGAAAGAGATAAGTTGAACAAGTATGGCCGTCCTTTATTGGGATGTACTATTAAACCAAAATTGGGATTATCCGCAAAAAATTATGGTAGAGCGTGTTATGAGTGTCTACGTGGTGGACTTGATTTTACCAAAGATGATGAAAACGTAAACTCACAACCATTTATGCGCTGGAGAGACCGTTTTGTCTTTTGTGCCGAAGCTATTTATAAATCACAGGCCGAAACCGGTGAAATCAAGGGGCATTACTTGAATGCGACTGCGGGTACATGTGAAGAAATGATTAAGAGAGCTGTATTTGCGAGAGAATTAGGGGTTCCTATTGTAATGCATGACTACTTAACCGGGGGATTCACCGCAAATACTACTTTGGCTCACTATTGCCGCGACAATGGCTTACTTCTTCACATTCACCGTGCAATGCATGCAGTTATTGATAGACAGAAAAATCATGGTATGCATTTCCGTGTATTAGCTAAAGCATTGCGTATGTCTGGGGGAGATCATATCCACTCCGGTACAGTAGTAGGTAAGTTAGAAGGGGAACGCGAAATGACTTTAGGTTTTGTTGATTTATTGCGCGATGATTTTATTGAAAAAGATCGTGCTCGCGGTATCTTTTTCACTCAGGACTGGGTATCCATGCCAGGTGTTATACCGGTAGCTTCAGGTGGTATTCATGTTTGGCATATGCCAGCTCTGACCGAAATCTTTGGGGACGATTCTGTATTACAATTTGGTGGAGGAACTTTAGGACATCCTTGGGGGAATGCACCTGGTGCAGCAGCTAATCGAGTGGCTTTAGAAGCTTGTGTACAAGCTCGTAACGAAGGGCGTGATCTTGCTCGCGAAGGTAATGAAATTATCCGAGCAGCTTGCAAATGGAGTCCTGAACTAGCCGCAGCTTGTGAAGTATGGAAGGCGATCAAATTCGAGTTCGAGCCGGTAGATACTATCGATAAGAAGGTCTAA
- the ycf4 gene encoding photosystem I assembly protein Ycf4, protein MNWRSEHIWVELLKGSRKRSNFFWACILFLGSLGFLLVGTSSYLGKNIISILPSQEILFFPQGVVMSFYGIAGLFISSYLWCTILWNVGSGYDRFDRKEGIVCIFRWGFPGIKRRVFLRFLMRDIQSIRIQVKEGLYPRRILYMEIRGQGIIPLTRTDDKFFTPREIEQKAAELAYFLRVPIEVF, encoded by the coding sequence ATGAATTGGCGATCAGAACACATATGGGTAGAACTTCTAAAAGGTTCTCGAAAAAGGAGTAATTTTTTCTGGGCCTGTATTCTTTTTCTAGGTTCACTAGGATTCTTATTGGTTGGGACTTCCAGTTATCTTGGTAAGAATATTATATCTATACTTCCATCTCAAGAAATTCTTTTTTTTCCGCAGGGGGTCGTGATGTCTTTCTACGGAATCGCAGGCCTATTCATTAGCTCCTACCTGTGGTGTACTATTTTGTGGAATGTAGGTAGTGGTTATGACCGATTCGATAGAAAAGAGGGAATAGTTTGCATTTTTCGTTGGGGATTCCCTGGAATAAAACGTCGCGTCTTCCTTCGATTCCTTATGCGGGATATCCAATCAATTAGAATTCAGGTTAAAGAGGGTCTTTATCCTCGTCGTATTCTTTATATGGAAATCCGGGGCCAGGGGATCATTCCCTTGACTCGTACTGATGATAAGTTTTTTACTCCACGAGAAATTGAACAAAAAGCTGCCGAATTGGCCTATTTCTTGCGCGTACCAATTGAAGTATTTTGA
- the rpl33 gene encoding ribosomal protein L33, whose translation MAKGKDVRIRVILECISCVRKGANEESTGISRYSTQKNRHNTPGQLEFKKFCRYCRKHTTHHEIKK comes from the coding sequence ATGGCCAAGGGAAAAGATGTTAGAATCAGAGTTATTTTGGAATGCATCAGTTGTGTTCGAAAAGGTGCCAATGAGGAATCGACGGGGATTTCTAGATATAGTACTCAAAAGAATCGCCACAATACACCCGGACAATTAGAATTCAAAAAATTTTGTCGTTATTGTCGCAAGCATACGACTCATCACGAAATAAAGAAATAG
- the petL gene encoding cytochrome b6/f complex subunit VI — protein sequence MLTLTSYFGFLLAALTITPALFIGLNKIRLI from the coding sequence ATGCTTACTTTAACTAGTTATTTCGGTTTTCTACTGGCTGCTTTAACTATAACCCCAGCTCTATTTATTGGCTTGAACAAGATACGTCTTATTTGA
- the psbF gene encoding photosystem II protein VI, with the protein MTIDRTYPIFTVRWLAIHGLAVPTVFFLGSISAMQFIQR; encoded by the coding sequence ATGACCATAGATCGAACCTATCCTATTTTTACAGTGCGATGGCTGGCTATTCACGGACTAGCTGTACCTACTGTTTTTTTCTTGGGATCAATATCAGCAATGCAGTTCATCCAACGATAA
- the petG gene encoding cytochrome b6/f complex subunit V (required for the either the stability or assembly of the cytochrome b6/f complex) produces the protein MIEVFLFGIVLGLIPITLAGLFVTAYLQYRRGDQLDL, from the coding sequence ATGATTGAAGTTTTTCTATTTGGAATCGTCTTAGGCCTAATTCCTATTACTTTAGCGGGATTATTCGTGACTGCGTATTTGCAATACAGGCGTGGGGATCAGTTGGATCTTTGA
- the clpP gene encoding ATP-dependent Clp protease proteolytic subunit, whose translation MPIGVPKVPYRIPGDEEATWVDLYNVMYRERTLFLGQEIRCEITNHITGLMVYLSIEDGISDIFLFINSPGGWLISGMAIFDTMQTVTPDIYTICLGIAASMASFILLGGEPAKRIAFPHARIMLHQPASAYYRARTPEFLLEVEELHKVREMITRVYALRTGKPFWVVSEDMERDVFMSADEAKAYGLVDIVGDEMIDKHCDTDPVWFPEMFKDW comes from the coding sequence ATGCCCATTGGTGTTCCAAAAGTACCTTACCGGATTCCTGGAGATGAAGAAGCGACTTGGGTTGACTTATACAATGTTATGTATCGAGAAAGGACACTTTTTTTAGGTCAAGAGATTCGTTGCGAGATCACGAATCATATTACAGGTCTCATGGTATATCTGAGTATAGAAGATGGAATTAGTGATATTTTTTTGTTTATAAACTCCCCAGGCGGTTGGCTAATCTCAGGAATGGCTATTTTTGATACGATGCAAACGGTGACACCAGATATATATACAATATGCCTCGGAATAGCCGCGTCCATGGCGTCCTTCATTCTGCTTGGAGGAGAACCCGCCAAGCGTATAGCATTCCCTCACGCGAGGATTATGCTTCACCAACCTGCTAGTGCTTATTATCGGGCAAGGACACCAGAATTTTTACTAGAAGTAGAAGAGTTACACAAAGTTCGCGAAATGATCACAAGGGTTTATGCACTAAGAACAGGCAAGCCTTTTTGGGTTGTATCCGAAGACATGGAAAGGGATGTTTTTATGTCAGCAGACGAAGCCAAAGCTTATGGACTTGTCGATATTGTAGGGGATGAAATGATTGACAAGCACTGCGATACTGATCCAGTGTGGTTTCCGGAAATGTTTAAGGATTGGTAG
- the petA gene encoding cytochrome f (component of cytochrome b6/f complex), with amino-acid sequence MENRNTFSWVKEQITRSISVSIMIYVITRTSISNAYPIFAQQGYENPREATGRIVCANCHLASKPVDIEVPQAVLPDTVFEAVLRIPYDMQLKQVLANGKKGGLNVGAVLILPEGFELAPPDRISPELKEKIGNLAFQSYRPDKKNILVIGPVPGKKYSEIVFPILSPDPATKKDAHFLKYPIYVGGNRGRGQIYPDGSKSNNTVYNATSTGIVRKILRKEKGGYEISIVDASDGRQVIDIIPPGPELLVSEGESIKIDQPLTSNPNVGGFGQGDAEIVLQDPLRVQGLLFFFASVILAQVFLVLKKKQFEKVQLYEMNF; translated from the coding sequence ATGGAAAATAGAAATACTTTTTCTTGGGTAAAGGAACAGATAACTCGATCGATTTCTGTATCGATCATGATATACGTAATAACTCGGACATCTATTTCAAATGCATATCCCATTTTTGCGCAGCAGGGTTATGAAAACCCACGAGAAGCAACTGGGCGAATTGTATGTGCCAATTGCCATTTAGCTAGCAAGCCCGTCGATATTGAAGTTCCCCAAGCTGTGCTTCCCGATACTGTATTTGAAGCAGTTCTTCGAATTCCTTATGATATGCAATTGAAACAAGTTCTTGCTAATGGAAAAAAGGGAGGGTTGAATGTAGGTGCTGTTCTTATTTTGCCCGAGGGATTTGAATTAGCGCCGCCCGACCGTATTTCCCCTGAGTTAAAAGAAAAGATAGGAAATCTTGCTTTTCAGAGTTATCGTCCCGATAAAAAAAATATTCTTGTGATAGGCCCTGTTCCCGGTAAGAAATATAGTGAAATTGTCTTTCCCATTCTTTCCCCTGATCCTGCTACGAAGAAAGATGCTCATTTCTTAAAATATCCTATATATGTAGGGGGAAACCGAGGAAGAGGACAGATCTATCCTGATGGTAGCAAGAGTAACAATACAGTCTATAATGCTACGTCAACAGGTATAGTAAGAAAAATACTACGTAAAGAAAAAGGGGGGTATGAAATATCCATAGTTGATGCATCAGATGGACGCCAAGTGATTGATATTATACCTCCCGGACCAGAACTTCTTGTTTCAGAGGGGGAATCCATCAAGATTGATCAACCATTAACAAGCAATCCTAATGTGGGAGGTTTTGGTCAGGGGGACGCAGAAATCGTGCTTCAGGATCCATTACGTGTCCAAGGCCTTTTGTTCTTCTTCGCATCCGTTATTTTGGCACAAGTTTTTTTGGTTCTCAAAAAGAAACAGTTTGAAAAGGTTCAATTGTACGAAATGAATTTCTAG
- the rpl20 gene encoding ribosomal protein L20 yields MTRVPRGYIARRRRTKMRSFASNFRGAHLRLNRMITQQVKRAFVSSHRDRGRQKRDFRRLWITRINAATRVYKVFDSYSKLIHNLYKKKLILNRKMLAQVAVSNPNNLYTISNKIKIIN; encoded by the coding sequence ATGACCAGAGTTCCGCGAGGATATATAGCCCGGAGACGACGAACAAAAATGCGTTCATTTGCCTCAAACTTTAGAGGGGCTCATTTAAGACTTAATCGAATGATTACCCAACAAGTAAAAAGAGCTTTTGTTTCCTCTCATCGAGATAGAGGTAGGCAAAAGAGGGATTTTCGTCGTTTGTGGATCACTCGGATAAACGCAGCAACGCGGGTATATAAAGTATTCGATAGTTATAGTAAATTAATACACAACCTGTACAAGAAGAAATTGATTCTTAATCGTAAAATGCTTGCACAAGTAGCTGTATCAAATCCAAATAATCTTTACACGATTTCCAATAAAATAAAGATCATCAATTAA
- the rps18 gene encoding ribosomal protein S18, with amino-acid sequence MYTSKQPFLKSKQPFSKSKQTFNKSKQPFRKSKQTFRKFKQPFRKSKQPFRRRPRIGPGDRIDYRNMSLINRFISEQGKILSRRINRLTLKQQRLITLAIKQARILSFLPFRNYENEKQFQAQSISIITGSRPRKNRHIPQLTQKYNSNRNLRNYNQNLRNNNRNLSSDC; translated from the coding sequence ATGTATACATCTAAACAACCTTTTCTTAAATCTAAGCAACCCTTTAGTAAATCCAAGCAAACTTTTAATAAATCCAAGCAACCCTTTCGTAAATCCAAGCAAACTTTTCGTAAATTCAAACAACCTTTTCGTAAATCTAAACAACCTTTTCGTAGGCGTCCCCGGATTGGCCCGGGAGATCGAATTGATTATAGAAACATGAGTTTAATTAATAGATTTATTAGTGAACAAGGAAAAATATTATCGAGACGAATAAATAGATTAACCTTGAAACAACAACGATTAATTACTCTTGCTATAAAACAGGCTCGTATTTTATCTTTTTTACCGTTTCGTAACTATGAGAACGAAAAACAATTTCAAGCCCAGTCAATTTCAATAATTACAGGTTCTAGACCCAGAAAAAATAGACATATTCCTCAATTAACGCAAAAGTACAATTCCAATCGAAACTTAAGAAACTACAACCAAAATTTAAGAAACAACAACCGGAACTTAAGTTCCGATTGTTGA
- the cemA gene encoding envelope membrane protein produces MKKKKALPSLLYLVFIVLLPWGVSSSFNKCLELWIKNWWNTRQSETLLTDIQEKRILERFIELEELSLLDEMIKGKLKTHVQKPPTGIHKEIIQWVKINNEDHLHIILHFSTNIICLAILSGSFFLGKEELVILNSWVQEFFYNLNDSIKAFFILLVTDFFVGFHSTRGWELVIRWVYNDFGWAPNELIFTIFVCSFPVILDTCLKFWVFFCLNRLSPSLVVIYHSISEA; encoded by the coding sequence ATGAAAAAAAAGAAAGCATTGCCTTCTTTACTATATCTTGTATTTATCGTACTTTTGCCTTGGGGGGTCTCTTCCTCATTTAACAAATGTCTGGAACTTTGGATTAAGAATTGGTGGAATACCAGGCAATCCGAAACTCTCTTAACTGATATTCAAGAGAAAAGGATTCTAGAAAGATTCATAGAATTAGAAGAACTTTCTCTCTTGGACGAGATGATAAAAGGGAAACTAAAGACACATGTACAAAAACCTCCTACAGGAATACACAAGGAAATAATACAATGGGTCAAAATAAATAATGAGGATCATCTCCATATCATTTTGCATTTCTCGACAAATATAATCTGTTTGGCTATTCTAAGTGGTTCTTTTTTTCTGGGTAAAGAGGAACTTGTCATTTTGAATTCTTGGGTTCAGGAATTCTTCTATAATTTAAATGACTCAATAAAAGCTTTTTTTATTCTTTTAGTTACTGATTTTTTTGTTGGATTTCACTCCACCCGTGGTTGGGAACTAGTAATTCGTTGGGTCTATAACGATTTTGGATGGGCTCCTAATGAGCTTATTTTCACTATTTTTGTTTGTAGTTTTCCAGTAATTCTAGATACATGTTTGAAATTTTGGGTCTTTTTTTGTTTAAACCGTCTATCTCCTTCGCTTGTAGTCATTTATCATTCAATTAGTGAAGCATAA